In Brachypodium distachyon strain Bd21 chromosome 2, Brachypodium_distachyon_v3.0, whole genome shotgun sequence, one genomic interval encodes:
- the LOC100826548 gene encoding auxin efflux carrier component 3a, with amino-acid sequence MISSHDLYTVLAAVVPLYVAMILAYGSVRWWGIFTPDQCSGINRFVAIFAVPLLSFHFISASDPYQMNLRFLAADTLQKLLVLAALAACSRLIPSLGLDWSVTLFSLSTLPNTLVMGIPLLVAMYGPDAGSLMVQIVVLQCIIWYTLLLFLFEFRAARALIADQFPDTAASIASLHVDPDVVSLDGGRAETEAEVAPDGRLRVTVRRSSVSRQSLSLLGVTPRPSNLTGAEIYSVNSSQNPTPRGSNFNHADFFATVGAPPPPTTPAGARGSSFGTSSEHFSLHTSSQGPTPRGSNFDEHSAGAGGRKPAAAGAHSSHDAKELHMFVWSSSTSPVSEVSRLPADRARLDAKEIRMVVPADPPQNGSCKEAAVEDDGEAAEAGRERLTKLSSSSTAELRPNVYADTAGAEDAKRPRQQHQMPPASVMTRLILIMVWRKLIRNPNTYSSLIGLVWSLAAFRWHISMPSIVGKSISILSDAGLGMAMFSLGLFMALQPSIIACGNTVAVVSMVVRFIVGPAVIAAASAAVGLRGTLFKISIVQAALPQGIVPFVFAKEYNVHPTILSTAVIFGMLVALPITLAYYAILGLVTV; translated from the exons ATGATTTCGTCGCACGACTTGTACACGGTcctggcggcggtggtgccgcTGTACGTGGCGATGATCCTGGCGTACGGGTCGGTGCGGTGGTGGGGCATCTTCACGCCCGACCAGTGCTCCGGCATCAACCGCTTCGTCGCCATCTTCGCCGTGCCGCTGCTCTCCTTCCACTTCATCTCCGCCAGCGATCCTTACCAGATGAACCTCCGCTTCCTGGCCGCGGACACGCTGCAGAAGCTGCTCGTCCtggccgcgctcgccgcctgCTCGCGGCTGATCCCCTCGCTGGGCCTGGACTGGTCCGTCACGCTCTTCTCGCTCTCCACGCTGCCCAACACGCTCGTCATGGGGATACCGCTGCTGGTGGCCATGTATGGCCCGGACGCCGGCTCGCTCATGGTCCAGATCGTCGTCCTCCAGTGCATCATCTGGTACACGCTGCTGCTCTTCCTCTTCGAGTtccgcgccgcgcgcgcgctgaTCGCCGACCAGTTCCCGGACACCGCGGCGTCCATCGCGTCGCTGCACGTGGACCCCGACGTCGTGTCGCTGGACGGCGGCCGCGCCGAGACGGAGGCCGAGGTGGCGCCCGACGGCCGGCTGCGCGTCACCGTGCGCCGGTCCTCGGTGTCCCGCCAGTCGCTGTCGCTGCTGGGAGTCACGCCGCGGCCGTCGAACCTGACGGGCGCGGAGATCTACTCGGTGAACTCGTCGCAGAACCCCACCCCGCGGGGCTCCAACTTCAACCACGCAGACTTCTTCGCCACGgtcggcgcgccgccgccgcccacgacgCCCGCCGGAGCGCGCGGCTCGAGCTTCGGCACGTCCTCCGAGCACTTCTCGCTTCATACGTCGTCGCAGGGGCCGACGCCGCGGGGGTCCAACTTCGACGAACACTCGGCTGGGGCTGGGGGCCGGaaaccagccgccgccggggcgcaCAGCAGCCATGACGCCAAGGAGCTCCACATGTTCGTGTGGAGCTCCAGCACCTCTCCCGTCTCCGAAGTGAGCCGCTTGCCTGCGGACAGAGCGCGTCTCGACGCCAAGGAAATCCGCATGGTTGTCCCCGCCGATCCGCCGCAGAATGGCTCGTGCAAAG AGGCCGCGgtggaggacgacggcgaggcggcggaggccgggcGGGAGAGGCTGACGAAGCTAAGTTCCAGCTCGACCGCGGAGCTGCGTCCCAATGTCTACGCGGACACCGCCGGAGCCGAGGACGCCAAGAGGCCCCGGCAGCAGCACCAGATGCCGCCGGCGAGCGTGATGACACGGCTCATTCTCATCATGGTGTGGCGCAAGCTCATCCGCAACCCCAACACGTACTCCAGCCTCATCGGGCTCGTCTGGTCCCTCGCCGCCTTCCG GTGGCACATCTCCATGCCAAGCATCGTCGGGAAGTCCATCTCCATTCTCTCGGACGCCGGGCTGGGGATGGCCATGTTTAGCCTAG GACTGTTCATGGCGCTGCAGCCGAGCATCATCGCGTGCGGCAAcaccgtcgccgtcgtctccATGGTCGTTCGCTTCATCGTGGGGCCCGCCGTCATTGCTGCCGCGTCAGCAGCCGTCGGCCTCCGTGGGACGCTCTTCAAGATCTCCATTGTTCAG GCGGCTCTACCACAAGGGATTGTACCTTTTGTTTTCGCAAAGGAATACAATGTCCACCCTACCATCCTCAGCACCGC GGTAATTTTTGGCATGCTGGTAGCTCTTCCGATCACATTGGCTTACTATGCCATTCTTGGACTAGTAACTGTATAG